One Ictalurus furcatus strain D&B chromosome 24, Billie_1.0, whole genome shotgun sequence DNA segment encodes these proteins:
- the tmem54b gene encoding transmembrane protein 54b isoform X2, translating into MDHSGVSFTRPHEPMSLMKMGLCMVLVGHVNFLLAALVHGTVLRHITLDTQTLEYAISNILALTAGLVGILVGILTIVFSKNEKNRVLTWWVCMLSAVGGVLAAATVVGLLVALVWTFIYGTKGLLLHCNLPDDMSYFSITFECPFDPTRIYGTTLILWVPLIVMSVVEFVVSGRCCAVSVSFIRRRTRIHCETRAVETLRAAVPPVIPCHVPPPRCCHRDCELVRPPEQHELLRASRPYSSSRSAQNRAASSQFNRASLNRASFWI; encoded by the exons ATGGATCATTCAG GAGTGTCCTTTACCCGTCCTCATGAGCCCATGTCTTTAATGAAGATGGGTCTGTGTATGGTGTTGGTGGGCCATGTGAATTTCCTGTTGGCGGCCCTGGTCCATGGCACAGTGTTGAGGCACATCACCCTCGACACTCAGACACTGGAGTACGCCATCTCCAACATTTTGGCTCTAACGGCTGGACTTGTG GGAATCTTGGTTGGAATACTCACTATAGTCTTTTCCAAAAATGAGAAGAACCGAGTCCTG ACATGGTGGGTGTGCATGCTGAGTGCAGTAGGGGGCGTGCTGGCTGCTGCTACCGTCGTCGGGCTGCTCGTCGCTTTGGTTTGGACGTTCATTTATGGCACGAAAGGGCTTCTGCTCCACTGCAACTTACCTGATGACATGAGCTACTTCAGCATCACTTTCGAGTGTCCCTTTGACCCCACACGCATTTAT GGTACCACGCTGATCCTGTGGGTGCCGCTGATCGTAATGAGTGTGGTGGAGTTTGTGGTCTCAGGGCGCTGCTGTGCCGTGTCCGTCTCTTTCATCCGCCGCAGAACAAGAATACACTGCGAGACCAGAGCG GTGGAGACCCTCAGAGCAGCTGTGCCCCCAGTGATCCCCTGCCATGTCCCACCACCCCGCTGTTGCCATAGAGACTGTGAGCTGGTGCGCCCCCCAGAACAGCATGAGCTGCTGCGAGCATCACGGCCCTACAGCTCCAGCCGCTCGGCCCAGAACAGAGCAGCCTCGTCTCAATTCAACAGAGCCTCACTCAACCGGGCCAGCTTCTGGATCTAG
- the tmem54b gene encoding transmembrane protein 54b isoform X1 produces the protein MDHSGVSFTRPHEPMSLMKMGLCMVLVGHVNFLLAALVHGTVLRHITLDTQTLEYAISNILALTAGLVGILVGILTIVFSKNEKNRVLTWWVCMLSAVGGVLAAATVVGLLVALVWTFIYGTKGLLLHCNLPDDMSYFSITFECPFDPTRIYGTTLILWVPLIVMSVVEFVVSGRCCAVSVSFIRRRTRIHCETRAVCNTVVETLRAAVPPVIPCHVPPPRCCHRDCELVRPPEQHELLRASRPYSSSRSAQNRAASSQFNRASLNRASFWI, from the exons ATGGATCATTCAG GAGTGTCCTTTACCCGTCCTCATGAGCCCATGTCTTTAATGAAGATGGGTCTGTGTATGGTGTTGGTGGGCCATGTGAATTTCCTGTTGGCGGCCCTGGTCCATGGCACAGTGTTGAGGCACATCACCCTCGACACTCAGACACTGGAGTACGCCATCTCCAACATTTTGGCTCTAACGGCTGGACTTGTG GGAATCTTGGTTGGAATACTCACTATAGTCTTTTCCAAAAATGAGAAGAACCGAGTCCTG ACATGGTGGGTGTGCATGCTGAGTGCAGTAGGGGGCGTGCTGGCTGCTGCTACCGTCGTCGGGCTGCTCGTCGCTTTGGTTTGGACGTTCATTTATGGCACGAAAGGGCTTCTGCTCCACTGCAACTTACCTGATGACATGAGCTACTTCAGCATCACTTTCGAGTGTCCCTTTGACCCCACACGCATTTAT GGTACCACGCTGATCCTGTGGGTGCCGCTGATCGTAATGAGTGTGGTGGAGTTTGTGGTCTCAGGGCGCTGCTGTGCCGTGTCCGTCTCTTTCATCCGCCGCAGAACAAGAATACACTGCGAGACCAGAGCGGTGTGTAACACTGTG GTGGAGACCCTCAGAGCAGCTGTGCCCCCAGTGATCCCCTGCCATGTCCCACCACCCCGCTGTTGCCATAGAGACTGTGAGCTGGTGCGCCCCCCAGAACAGCATGAGCTGCTGCGAGCATCACGGCCCTACAGCTCCAGCCGCTCGGCCCAGAACAGAGCAGCCTCGTCTCAATTCAACAGAGCCTCACTCAACCGGGCCAGCTTCTGGATCTAG
- the tmem54b gene encoding transmembrane protein 54b isoform X3 — MDHSGVSFTRPHEPMSLMKMGLCMVLVGHVNFLLAALVHGTVLRHITLDTQTLEYAISNILALTAGLVGILVGILTIVFSKNEKNRVLTWWVCMLSAVGGVLAAATVVGLLVALVWTFIYGTKGLLLHCNLPDDMSYFSITFECPFDPTRIYVETLRAAVPPVIPCHVPPPRCCHRDCELVRPPEQHELLRASRPYSSSRSAQNRAASSQFNRASLNRASFWI; from the exons ATGGATCATTCAG GAGTGTCCTTTACCCGTCCTCATGAGCCCATGTCTTTAATGAAGATGGGTCTGTGTATGGTGTTGGTGGGCCATGTGAATTTCCTGTTGGCGGCCCTGGTCCATGGCACAGTGTTGAGGCACATCACCCTCGACACTCAGACACTGGAGTACGCCATCTCCAACATTTTGGCTCTAACGGCTGGACTTGTG GGAATCTTGGTTGGAATACTCACTATAGTCTTTTCCAAAAATGAGAAGAACCGAGTCCTG ACATGGTGGGTGTGCATGCTGAGTGCAGTAGGGGGCGTGCTGGCTGCTGCTACCGTCGTCGGGCTGCTCGTCGCTTTGGTTTGGACGTTCATTTATGGCACGAAAGGGCTTCTGCTCCACTGCAACTTACCTGATGACATGAGCTACTTCAGCATCACTTTCGAGTGTCCCTTTGACCCCACACGCATTTAT GTGGAGACCCTCAGAGCAGCTGTGCCCCCAGTGATCCCCTGCCATGTCCCACCACCCCGCTGTTGCCATAGAGACTGTGAGCTGGTGCGCCCCCCAGAACAGCATGAGCTGCTGCGAGCATCACGGCCCTACAGCTCCAGCCGCTCGGCCCAGAACAGAGCAGCCTCGTCTCAATTCAACAGAGCCTCACTCAACCGGGCCAGCTTCTGGATCTAG